Part of the Polaribacter sp. Hel1_33_78 genome is shown below.
CGAAACGAAAAAGAAACATTACTAACTCCTCCGCTTACAGAAACATTTTCAAGATTTTGCCGAACCCATCTTGTTGCCTCAATAAAATCGAGTGCATTTCTGCGATGTTCATCCATACCCGTAGCTACCGGAAATATGTTTAAATCGAAAATAATATCTTCTGACGGAAAGCCAACTTTATGAACTAACACATCATAAGAGCGTTGTGCAATTTCTATTCTTCTGGCATAGTTATCTGCTTGGCCTACCTCATCAAAAGCCATTACGATAACTGCTGCTCCGTACCGCTTTATTTGTTTTGCTTCCCAAATAAATTTTTCTTCACCTTCTTTTAAGGAGATAGAGTTTACAATACATTTACCCTGAACTACTTGTAAACCAGCATTTATAATTTCCCATTTAGAACTATCAATCATAATTGGAACTCTGCAAATATCTGGTTCAGCAGCAATCAAATTCAAAAAACGAATCATGGCTTCTTTTCCATCGATCAATCCATCATCAAAATTAATGTCTATAATTTGTGCACCTCCATCTACCTGATGACGAGCAATAGCTAATGCTTCATCAAATTTTTCTTCTTTAATTAATCGTAAAAACTTGCGAGACCCAGCTACATTCGTTCTTTCTCCTACATTTATAAAATTGCTGTTCTCATTTAAAACCAAAGGTTCTAAACCAGACAGTCTCATGTATTTTGTTTGCTTTATCTTCATTTTCTTTTTCTTACTGGCGAGATTCTAAAACAATTCTTGCCTGAATTCTCGGTTTGTATTTTGCAGCTAAATTTGCAATAACACGGATATGTTCTGGACCTGTGCCACAGCATCCACCAATAATATTTATTAAATCCTTTTTTAAATATTCTTCAATTTGTGCTCCCATTTCTTCCGGAGTTTCATCGTATTCACCAAACGCATTTGGCAAACCTGCATTTGGATGTGCAGAGATTGCAAAGTCGGTTTTTGATGCAATTGCTTCTAAATGTGGTTGCAATAAATTGGCTCCTAAAGCACAATTAAATCCAATAGATAATAACGGAATATGAGAAACAGAAATTAAAAATGCTTCCGCAGTTTGTCCTGATAATGTTCTTCCAGAAGCATCTGTAATGGTGCCACTTAACATAATAGGAATCTCTATATCGCGTTCTTCTTTCACTTCTTCAATTGCAAATAAAGCTGCTTTTGCATTTAAAGTATCAAATACAGTTTCTACTAATAATAAATCAACGCCACCATCAATTAGAGCCTCTACTTGTTGTTTATATGCAATACGTAAATCATTAAAAGTTACAGCCCTATAACCCGGGTCATTGACATCTGGAGACATGCTAGCCGTTCTATTTGTAGGACCTATAGAACCTGCTACAAAACGAGGTTTATGAGGCTCTCTTGCCGAAAATTCTTCTGCGACTTCTTTGGCAATTTTTGCAGATTGATAATTTAGTTCATACACCAAATCTTCCATTTGGTAGTCGGCCATGGCGATTGTAGTTCCAGAAAAAGTATTGGTTTCTATAATATCGGCTCCAGCTTCAAAATACTTCGCATGAATTGTCTTAATAGCCTCTGGCTGCGTAATAGATAACAAGTCATTATTACCCTGCAATGGCGTTGGGTATTCTCTAAAACGATCTCCTCTAAAATCTTCTTCTGTAAATTTATAGGCTTGAAGCATCGTTCCCATCGCGCCATCTAGCACAAGGATTCTATTTTTTATTTCTTCTGTAATTTTTGACATTCTTTGATATTTTTATCAATATATGTCATCAGGAAAGGTGTTTTTTTCGCTGTTATCTGTCAAGTAAAAACTTGTAGAATGTAGCACCTTTCTCAAAAAATGAGAGGTTGCCAAGGCTTCATCGGGTCTAATCCCTCTGCCTTTCGTGATAACGTAATCAATAAGTTTATGAACTAAGCTACAAATAAACACATTATTTTTTTATTTGTAAAATTATTAAGTTTAATAATCTATTATTTTTCGAATAATGTTGAAGATAAATATCGATCTCCTCGATCGCAAACAATAGCAACAACAACACCTTTTTCTAATCTCTCTGCCACTTTTATGGCTGTTGCTACAGAACCTCCGCTACTCATTCCTGCAAAAATGCCTTCTTCGGAAGCTAATCTTTGTGTCATCGCTTTTGATTCTTCTTCACTAACTTCTATAACCTCATCTATTTTAGAAGCGTTAAAAATCGCTGGCAAATATTCTTGAGGCCATTTTCTAATTCCAGGTATTTTTGCACCTTCTTTTGGCTGTGCACCAATTATTCTAATCTCTTTATGCTGCTCTTTTAAAAAATCTGAAACTCCCATAATCGTTCCTGTAGTTCCCATGGCAGCAATAAAATGCGTTACTTCTCCTGCTGTATCTCGCCAAATTTCTGGTCCAGTAGTTTTATAGTGTGCTTTAAAATTGTCTGTATTATCAAACTGATTTAATCTATAATATCCTTTTTTATATTTCAGTTTTAAGGCATAATCTCTGGAGCCTTCCATACCTAATGCTTGTGGTGTTAAAATTACTCTTGCACCATAAGCACGCATTGTTTTAATTCTTTCTACGGTTGAATTCTCTGGTAAAACTAGCACCATATTTACACCTAAAACCTTAGCCATCAAAGCCAATGCAATTCCGGTATTTCCACTAGTTGCTTCGACTAAAGTATCTCCTTTTTTAATATTATTTCTTCTTAATGCTTCAGAAATCATATTATAAGCAGCCCTATCTTTTACGCTTCCTCCAGGATTATTACCTTCTAATTTTAGTAATAACGTAACGCCTTCTTTTTTAAAGATATTTTGTACTTCGACCAAAGGTGTATTCCCCACAAAATCAATAATACTTTTTGTTTTCATCTGACTAATTTCTTTGAAAAATTTTATTTTTTGATTCTACTGTTACC
Proteins encoded:
- a CDS encoding homocysteine S-methyltransferase family protein; this translates as MSKITEEIKNRILVLDGAMGTMLQAYKFTEEDFRGDRFREYPTPLQGNNDLLSITQPEAIKTIHAKYFEAGADIIETNTFSGTTIAMADYQMEDLVYELNYQSAKIAKEVAEEFSAREPHKPRFVAGSIGPTNRTASMSPDVNDPGYRAVTFNDLRIAYKQQVEALIDGGVDLLLVETVFDTLNAKAALFAIEEVKEERDIEIPIMLSGTITDASGRTLSGQTAEAFLISVSHIPLLSIGFNCALGANLLQPHLEAIASKTDFAISAHPNAGLPNAFGEYDETPEEMGAQIEEYLKKDLINIIGGCCGTGPEHIRVIANLAAKYKPRIQARIVLESRQ
- the cysM gene encoding cysteine synthase CysM — protein: MKTKSIIDFVGNTPLVEVQNIFKKEGVTLLLKLEGNNPGGSVKDRAAYNMISEALRRNNIKKGDTLVEATSGNTGIALALMAKVLGVNMVLVLPENSTVERIKTMRAYGARVILTPQALGMEGSRDYALKLKYKKGYYRLNQFDNTDNFKAHYKTTGPEIWRDTAGEVTHFIAAMGTTGTIMGVSDFLKEQHKEIRIIGAQPKEGAKIPGIRKWPQEYLPAIFNASKIDEVIEVSEEESKAMTQRLASEEGIFAGMSSGGSVATAIKVAERLEKGVVVAIVCDRGDRYLSSTLFEK